One genomic window of Ornithorhynchus anatinus isolate Pmale09 chromosome 10, mOrnAna1.pri.v4, whole genome shotgun sequence includes the following:
- the PPIP5K2 gene encoding inositol hexakisphosphate and diphosphoinositol-pentakisphosphate kinase 2 isoform X10, producing MSLPQKEDDPPRFFVGAEEGEDEPLDSTKPEEFEHFYDPAEEEEDEEYDSPPERQIVVGICSMAKKSKSKPMKEILERVSMFKYIMVVIFEEDVILNEPVENWPLCDCLVSFHSKGFPLDKAVAYAKLRNPFVINDLNMQYRIQDRREVYSILQAEGILLPRYAILNRDPNNPKECNLVEGEDHVEVNGAIFQKPFVEKPVSAEDHNVYIYYPTSAGGGSQRLFRKIGSRSSVYSPESNVRKTGSYIYEEFMPTDGTDVKVYTVGPDYAHAEARKSPALDGKVERDSEGKEVRYPVILNAREKLIAWKVCLAFKQTVCGFDLLRANGQSYVCDVNGFSFVKNSMKYYDDCAKILGNIIMRELAPQFQIPWSIPLEAEDIPIVPTTSGTMMELRCVIAVIRHGDRTPKQKMKMEVRHQKFFDLFEKCEGYKSGKLKLKKPKQLQEVLDIARQLLLELGQNNDSEIEESKSKLEQLKTVLEMYGHFSGINRKVQLTYLPHGCPKTSSEEEDTRREEPSLLLVLKWGGELTPAGRVQAEELGRAFRCMYPGGQGDYAGFPGCGLLRLHSTYRHDLKIYASDEGRVQMTAAAFAKGLLALEGELTPILVQMVKSANMNGLLDSDSDSLSSCQHRVKARLHEILQRDREFTTEDYEKLTPSGSISLIKSMHLIKNPVKTCDKVYSLIQSLTSQIRQRMEDPKYSDIQLYHSETLELMLRRWSKLEKDFKTKNGRYDISKIPDIYDCIKYDVQHNGSLKLENTMELYRLSKALADIVIPQEYGISKVEKLEIAKGYCTPLVRKIRSDLQRTQDDDTVNKLHPLYSRGVMSPERHVRTRLYFTSESHVHSLLSILRYGALCDESKDDQWKRAMDYLNVVNELNYMTQIVIMLYEDPNKDLSSEERFHVELHFSPGAKGCEEDKNLPSGYGYRPASRESDGSKKSPHKNDSDEEPHASKRDEPDRAVLMFKPMVSDPIHIHRKSPLPRSRKIGTNEEESPLSVSNPEGTGTWLHYTSGVGTGRRRRRSGEQITSSPVSPKSLAFTSSIFGSWQQVVSESSSYLRTPRTLVEQKQNALDILKVLFTKPDKRK from the exons ATGTCCCTTCCACAAAAAGAGGATGACCCCCCCAGATTCTTTGTcggggctgaagaaggagaggatGAACCTTTGGATTCCACCAAGCCTGAAGAATTTGAGCACTTCTATGACCCCgccgaagaggaggaagatgaagagtatGATTCA CCACCTGAAAGACAGATTGTAGTGGGCATATGTTCCATGGCAAAGAAGTCCAAATCCAAACCAATGAAGGAAATTCTGGAACGTGTTTCCATGTTTAAATACATAATGGTTGTGATATTTGAAGAAGATGTTATTTTGAACGAACCAGTAGAAAACTGGCCATTGTGTGATTGTCTCGTTTCTTTTCATTCCAAAG GATTTCCACTGGACAAAGCAGTTGCCTATGCAAAGCTCAGGAATCCATTTGTCATCAATGACTTGAATATGCAGTATCGCATACAGGACAG gagagaaGTCTATAGTATTCTCCAAGCTGAAGGTATTTTACTTCCTCGTTATGCAATTCTGAATCGAGACCCAAATAATCCCAAAG AATGCAATCTGGTCGAAGGGGAAGATCACGTTGAGGTAAATGGAGCAATTTTCCAAAAGCCATTTGTTGAAAAGCCAGTCAGTGCCGAGGACCATAATGTTTACATTTATTATCCAACATCTGCTGGaggagggagtcagaggctctttCGGAAG ATCGGCAGCAGAAGTAGTGTTTACTCCCCTGAAAGTAATGTTCGAAAAACAGGCTCTTACATTTATGAGGAGTTCATGCCTACAGATGGAACTGACGTGAAG GTATATACAGTGGGCCCGGACTATGCCCATGCCGAAGCTCGGAAATCCCCTGCTCTAGATGGCAAAGTGGAAAGGGATAGTGAAGGGAAGGAAGTCCGTTATCCCGTCATCCTTAATGCAAGAGAAAaattaattgcttggaaagtcTGCCTCGCTTTTAAG caaACTGTTTGTGGCTTTGACTTATTACGTGCTAATGGACAGTCATATGTTTGTGATGTCAACGGCTTCAGTTTTGTGAAGAATTCTATGAAATATTACGATGACTGCGCAAAAATACTTGG aaatatcataatgaGAGAGCTTGCTCCACAATTTCAGATCCCATGGTCGATACCATTAGAAGCCGAAGATATTCCAATTGTGCCAACCACATCTGGAACGAT gaTGGAGCTTAGATGTGTTATTGCAGTTATACGACACGGGGATCGAACACCAAAACAAAAGATGAAAATGGAAGTGAGACATCAGAA GTTTTTTGATCTTTTTGAGAAATGCGAAGGCTATAAGTCCGGAAAGCTAAAACTGAAAAAGCCTAAACAATTACAG GAAGTGCTGGACATTGCTAGACAGCTTCTTTTAGAACTTGGGCAGAATAACGATTCTGAAATCGAAGAGAGCAAATCAAAACTTGAACAACTGAAAACTGTATTAGAAAT gtATGGACATTTTTCTGGAATAAATCGTAAAGTCCAGTTGACTTATCTCCCTCATGGTTGTCCTAAAACATCTAGTGAAGAGGAAG ACACTAGGAGAGAAGAACCTTCATTACTCTTGGTTCTGAAGTGGGGCGGGGAATTGACCCCCGCCGGCCGAGTTCAAGCGGAGGAACTTGGGAGAGCTTTCAGGTGCATGTATCCTGGAGGACAAG GAGATTATGCAGGATTTCCTGGTTGTGGTTTACTTAGACTACATAGTACTTACCGACATGACCTCAAAATATACGCTTCTGATGAGGGACGAGTCCAAATGACCGCTGCAGCTTTTGCGAAG GGATTATTGGCTCTAGAAGGAGAGCTTACGCCCATTCTTGTCCAGATGGTAAAAAGTGCCAATATGAATGGGCTTTTGGACAGTGACAGTGACTCTCTAAGCAGCTGTCAGCATCGTGTGAAAGCAAGACTTCATGAAATtcttcagagagacagagagtttaCTACTGAAGACTATGAAAAG CTTACTCCATCTGGAAGCATTTCTCTTATCAAGTCAATGCACCTAATCAAAAACCCAGTGAAGACCTGTGACAAAGTTTATTCTTTGATTCAGAGTTTGACTTCTCAAATCAGACAAAGAATGGAAGACCCAAAGTATTCAG ACATTCAGCTTTACCATAGTGAAACTCTGGAATTAATGCTACGTAGATGGTCAAAACTGGAGAAGGACTTTAAGACAAAGAATGGAAGATACGACATCAGTAAAATCCCAGATATTTATGACTGTATAAAATACGACGTCCAACATAATGGCTCCTTGAAATTAGAAAACACAATGGAACTATACAGACTTTCCAAGGCCTTAGCAGATATTGTTATCCCTCAG GAATATGGTATATCAAAAGTTGAAAAACTAGAGATTGCCAAAGGCTACTGCACTCCTTTAGTTAGGAAGATTCGCTCAGATCTGCAGAGGACACAAGATGATGACACTGTAAACAAGCTTCATCCTCT GTATTCCAGAGGTGTGATGTCTCCTGAGCGTCATGTCCGAACGAGACTGTATTTTACCAGCGAAAGTCATGTACACTCTTTACTGTCCATTCTTCGTTATGGTGCCTTATGTGAC GAATCTAAAGATGATCAATGGAAACGAGCTATGGATTATCTCAACGTTGTCAATGAACTCAACTACATGACTCAGATTGTTATCATGCTGTATGAGGATCCAAATAAG GATCTTTCCTCAGAGGAACGTTTTCACGTTGAGCTACACTTTAGCCCAGGAGCCAAAGGCTGTGAAGAAGACAAAAATTTACCCTCTGGGTATGGATACAGACCTGCCTCCAGGGAG AGTGATGGCTCAAAGAAATCCCCGCATAAAAATGATAGTGACGAGGAGCCACATGCTTCTAAAAGGGATGAACCTGATCGAGCCGTACTCATGTTCAAGCCCATGGTGTCCGATCCCATTCACATACACAGAAAGTCACCTCTTCCCCGATCTAGGAAGATTGGTACAAATGAA GAAGAGAGCCCCCTGAGTGTGTCTAACCCAGAGGGTACTGGTACCTGGCTGCATTACACCAGTGGTGTGGGTACTGGGCGTCGAAGACGCAGATCAGGGGAACAAATCACTTCTTCCCCTGTCTCCCCTAAATCATTGGCTTTCACATCCAGTATTTTTGGCTCATGGCAACAG GTGGTTTCAGAGAGCAGTAGTTACCTCCGAACACCAAGGACCCTGGTGGAACAGAAACAGAATGCTCTAG ATATCTTGAAAGTTTTGTTTACCAAACCCGACAAGAGAAAATGA
- the PPIP5K2 gene encoding inositol hexakisphosphate and diphosphoinositol-pentakisphosphate kinase 2 isoform X1 has protein sequence MSLPQKEDDPPRFFVGAEEGEDEPLDSTKPEEFEHFYDPAEEEEDEEYDSPPERQIVVGICSMAKKSKSKPMKEILERVSMFKYIMVVIFEEDVILNEPVENWPLCDCLVSFHSKGFPLDKAVAYAKLRNPFVINDLNMQYRIQDRREVYSILQAEGILLPRYAILNRDPNNPKECNLVEGEDHVEVNGAIFQKPFVEKPVSAEDHNVYIYYPTSAGGGSQRLFRKIGSRSSVYSPESNVRKTGSYIYEEFMPTDGTDVKVYTVGPDYAHAEARKSPALDGKVERDSEGKEVRYPVILNAREKLIAWKVCLAFKQTVCGFDLLRANGQSYVCDVNGFSFVKNSMKYYDDCAKILGNIIMRELAPQFQIPWSIPLEAEDIPIVPTTSGTMMELRCVIAVIRHGDRTPKQKMKMEVRHQKFFDLFEKCEGYKSGKLKLKKPKQLQEVLDIARQLLLELGQNNDSEIEESKSKLEQLKTVLEMYGHFSGINRKVQLTYLPHGCPKTSSEEEDTRREEPSLLLVLKWGGELTPAGRVQAEELGRAFRCMYPGGQGDYAGFPGCGLLRLHSTYRHDLKIYASDEGRVQMTAAAFAKGLLALEGELTPILVQMVKSANMNGLLDSDSDSLSSCQHRVKARLHEILQRDREFTTEDYEKLTPSGSISLIKSMHLIKNPVKTCDKVYSLIQSLTSQIRQRMEDPKYSDIQLYHSETLELMLRRWSKLEKDFKTKNGRYDISKIPDIYDCIKYDVQHNGSLKLENTMELYRLSKALADIVIPQEYGISKVEKLEIAKGYCTPLVRKIRSDLQRTQDDDTVNKLHPLYSRGVMSPERHVRTRLYFTSESHVHSLLSILRYGALCDESKDDQWKRAMDYLNVVNELNYMTQIVIMLYEDPNKDLSSEERFHVELHFSPGAKGCEEDKNLPSGYGYRPASRESDGSKKSPHKNDSDEEPHASKRDEPDRAVLMFKPMVSDPIHIHRKSPLPRSRKIGTNEEESPLSVSNPEGTGTWLHYTSGVGTGRRRRRSGEQITSSPVSPKSLAFTSSIFGSWQQVVSESSSYLRTPRTLVEQKQNALGTHCAGLFSTSVLGGSSSAPNLQDYARTHRKKLTSSGCMDDATRGSAVKRFSISFARHPTNGFELYSMVPSICPLETLHNALSLKQVDDFLASVAMPSTDSRLETPSALSSPSCSSPHSRRKMSLNTYTPAKILPTPLAPVQHGKAAAGTGGTSGKSPASTSSPKQSPHVRGEDRATKDKATKPKK, from the exons ATGTCCCTTCCACAAAAAGAGGATGACCCCCCCAGATTCTTTGTcggggctgaagaaggagaggatGAACCTTTGGATTCCACCAAGCCTGAAGAATTTGAGCACTTCTATGACCCCgccgaagaggaggaagatgaagagtatGATTCA CCACCTGAAAGACAGATTGTAGTGGGCATATGTTCCATGGCAAAGAAGTCCAAATCCAAACCAATGAAGGAAATTCTGGAACGTGTTTCCATGTTTAAATACATAATGGTTGTGATATTTGAAGAAGATGTTATTTTGAACGAACCAGTAGAAAACTGGCCATTGTGTGATTGTCTCGTTTCTTTTCATTCCAAAG GATTTCCACTGGACAAAGCAGTTGCCTATGCAAAGCTCAGGAATCCATTTGTCATCAATGACTTGAATATGCAGTATCGCATACAGGACAG gagagaaGTCTATAGTATTCTCCAAGCTGAAGGTATTTTACTTCCTCGTTATGCAATTCTGAATCGAGACCCAAATAATCCCAAAG AATGCAATCTGGTCGAAGGGGAAGATCACGTTGAGGTAAATGGAGCAATTTTCCAAAAGCCATTTGTTGAAAAGCCAGTCAGTGCCGAGGACCATAATGTTTACATTTATTATCCAACATCTGCTGGaggagggagtcagaggctctttCGGAAG ATCGGCAGCAGAAGTAGTGTTTACTCCCCTGAAAGTAATGTTCGAAAAACAGGCTCTTACATTTATGAGGAGTTCATGCCTACAGATGGAACTGACGTGAAG GTATATACAGTGGGCCCGGACTATGCCCATGCCGAAGCTCGGAAATCCCCTGCTCTAGATGGCAAAGTGGAAAGGGATAGTGAAGGGAAGGAAGTCCGTTATCCCGTCATCCTTAATGCAAGAGAAAaattaattgcttggaaagtcTGCCTCGCTTTTAAG caaACTGTTTGTGGCTTTGACTTATTACGTGCTAATGGACAGTCATATGTTTGTGATGTCAACGGCTTCAGTTTTGTGAAGAATTCTATGAAATATTACGATGACTGCGCAAAAATACTTGG aaatatcataatgaGAGAGCTTGCTCCACAATTTCAGATCCCATGGTCGATACCATTAGAAGCCGAAGATATTCCAATTGTGCCAACCACATCTGGAACGAT gaTGGAGCTTAGATGTGTTATTGCAGTTATACGACACGGGGATCGAACACCAAAACAAAAGATGAAAATGGAAGTGAGACATCAGAA GTTTTTTGATCTTTTTGAGAAATGCGAAGGCTATAAGTCCGGAAAGCTAAAACTGAAAAAGCCTAAACAATTACAG GAAGTGCTGGACATTGCTAGACAGCTTCTTTTAGAACTTGGGCAGAATAACGATTCTGAAATCGAAGAGAGCAAATCAAAACTTGAACAACTGAAAACTGTATTAGAAAT gtATGGACATTTTTCTGGAATAAATCGTAAAGTCCAGTTGACTTATCTCCCTCATGGTTGTCCTAAAACATCTAGTGAAGAGGAAG ACACTAGGAGAGAAGAACCTTCATTACTCTTGGTTCTGAAGTGGGGCGGGGAATTGACCCCCGCCGGCCGAGTTCAAGCGGAGGAACTTGGGAGAGCTTTCAGGTGCATGTATCCTGGAGGACAAG GAGATTATGCAGGATTTCCTGGTTGTGGTTTACTTAGACTACATAGTACTTACCGACATGACCTCAAAATATACGCTTCTGATGAGGGACGAGTCCAAATGACCGCTGCAGCTTTTGCGAAG GGATTATTGGCTCTAGAAGGAGAGCTTACGCCCATTCTTGTCCAGATGGTAAAAAGTGCCAATATGAATGGGCTTTTGGACAGTGACAGTGACTCTCTAAGCAGCTGTCAGCATCGTGTGAAAGCAAGACTTCATGAAATtcttcagagagacagagagtttaCTACTGAAGACTATGAAAAG CTTACTCCATCTGGAAGCATTTCTCTTATCAAGTCAATGCACCTAATCAAAAACCCAGTGAAGACCTGTGACAAAGTTTATTCTTTGATTCAGAGTTTGACTTCTCAAATCAGACAAAGAATGGAAGACCCAAAGTATTCAG ACATTCAGCTTTACCATAGTGAAACTCTGGAATTAATGCTACGTAGATGGTCAAAACTGGAGAAGGACTTTAAGACAAAGAATGGAAGATACGACATCAGTAAAATCCCAGATATTTATGACTGTATAAAATACGACGTCCAACATAATGGCTCCTTGAAATTAGAAAACACAATGGAACTATACAGACTTTCCAAGGCCTTAGCAGATATTGTTATCCCTCAG GAATATGGTATATCAAAAGTTGAAAAACTAGAGATTGCCAAAGGCTACTGCACTCCTTTAGTTAGGAAGATTCGCTCAGATCTGCAGAGGACACAAGATGATGACACTGTAAACAAGCTTCATCCTCT GTATTCCAGAGGTGTGATGTCTCCTGAGCGTCATGTCCGAACGAGACTGTATTTTACCAGCGAAAGTCATGTACACTCTTTACTGTCCATTCTTCGTTATGGTGCCTTATGTGAC GAATCTAAAGATGATCAATGGAAACGAGCTATGGATTATCTCAACGTTGTCAATGAACTCAACTACATGACTCAGATTGTTATCATGCTGTATGAGGATCCAAATAAG GATCTTTCCTCAGAGGAACGTTTTCACGTTGAGCTACACTTTAGCCCAGGAGCCAAAGGCTGTGAAGAAGACAAAAATTTACCCTCTGGGTATGGATACAGACCTGCCTCCAGGGAG AGTGATGGCTCAAAGAAATCCCCGCATAAAAATGATAGTGACGAGGAGCCACATGCTTCTAAAAGGGATGAACCTGATCGAGCCGTACTCATGTTCAAGCCCATGGTGTCCGATCCCATTCACATACACAGAAAGTCACCTCTTCCCCGATCTAGGAAGATTGGTACAAATGAA GAAGAGAGCCCCCTGAGTGTGTCTAACCCAGAGGGTACTGGTACCTGGCTGCATTACACCAGTGGTGTGGGTACTGGGCGTCGAAGACGCAGATCAGGGGAACAAATCACTTCTTCCCCTGTCTCCCCTAAATCATTGGCTTTCACATCCAGTATTTTTGGCTCATGGCAACAG GTGGTTTCAGAGAGCAGTAGTTACCTCCGAACACCAAGGACCCTGGTGGAACAGAAACAGAATGCTCTAG GGACTCACTGTGCGGGCCTGTTTAGCACCTCGGTGCTCGGGGGTTCTTCAAGCGCGCCTAACCTACAGGATTATGCTCGTACTCATCGTAAAAAGCTGACTTCTTCTGGCTGCATGGATG aCGCCACACGTGGTTCTGCTGTTAAAAGGTTTTCTATCTCATTTGCTCGACACCCAACCAATG
- the PPIP5K2 gene encoding inositol hexakisphosphate and diphosphoinositol-pentakisphosphate kinase 2 isoform X12, whose protein sequence is MSLPQKEDDPPRFFVGAEEGEDEPLDSTKPEEFEHFYDPAEEEEDEEYDSPPERQIVVGICSMAKKSKSKPMKEILERVSMFKYIMVVIFEEDVILNEPVENWPLCDCLVSFHSKGFPLDKAVAYAKLRNPFVINDLNMQYRIQDRREVYSILQAEGILLPRYAILNRDPNNPKECNLVEGEDHVEVNGAIFQKPFVEKPVSAEDHNVYIYYPTSAGGGSQRLFRKIGSRSSVYSPESNVRKTGSYIYEEFMPTDGTDVKVYTVGPDYAHAEARKSPALDGKVERDSEGKEVRYPVILNAREKLIAWKVCLAFKQTVCGFDLLRANGQSYVCDVNGFSFVKNSMKYYDDCAKILGNIIMRELAPQFQIPWSIPLEAEDIPIVPTTSGTMMELRCVIAVIRHGDRTPKQKMKMEVRHQKFFDLFEKCEGYKSGKLKLKKPKQLQEVLDIARQLLLELGQNNDSEIEESKSKLEQLKTVLEMYGHFSGINRKVQLTYLPHGCPKTSSEEEDTRREEPSLLLVLKWGGELTPAGRVQAEELGRAFRCMYPGGQGDYAGFPGCGLLRLHSTYRHDLKIYASDEGRVQMTAAAFAKGLLALEGELTPILVQMVKSANMNGLLDSDSDSLSSCQHRVKARLHEILQRDREFTTEDYEKLTPSGSISLIKSMHLIKNPVKTCDKVYSLIQSLTSQIRQRMEDPKYSDIQLYHSETLELMLRRWSKLEKDFKTKNGRYDISKIPDIYDCIKYDVQHNGSLKLENTMELYRLSKALADIVIPQEYGISKVEKLEIAKGYCTPLVRKIRSDLQRTQDDDTVNKLHPLYSRGVMSPERHVRTRLYFTSESHVHSLLSILRYGALCDESKDDQWKRAMDYLNVVNELNYMTQIVIMLYEDPNKDLSSEERFHVELHFSPGAKGCEEDKNLPSGYGYRPASRESDGSKKSPHKNDSDEEPHASKRDEPDRAVLMFKPMVSDPIHIHRKSPLPRSRKIGTNEVVSESSSYLRTPRTLVEQKQNALVFSGCG, encoded by the exons ATGTCCCTTCCACAAAAAGAGGATGACCCCCCCAGATTCTTTGTcggggctgaagaaggagaggatGAACCTTTGGATTCCACCAAGCCTGAAGAATTTGAGCACTTCTATGACCCCgccgaagaggaggaagatgaagagtatGATTCA CCACCTGAAAGACAGATTGTAGTGGGCATATGTTCCATGGCAAAGAAGTCCAAATCCAAACCAATGAAGGAAATTCTGGAACGTGTTTCCATGTTTAAATACATAATGGTTGTGATATTTGAAGAAGATGTTATTTTGAACGAACCAGTAGAAAACTGGCCATTGTGTGATTGTCTCGTTTCTTTTCATTCCAAAG GATTTCCACTGGACAAAGCAGTTGCCTATGCAAAGCTCAGGAATCCATTTGTCATCAATGACTTGAATATGCAGTATCGCATACAGGACAG gagagaaGTCTATAGTATTCTCCAAGCTGAAGGTATTTTACTTCCTCGTTATGCAATTCTGAATCGAGACCCAAATAATCCCAAAG AATGCAATCTGGTCGAAGGGGAAGATCACGTTGAGGTAAATGGAGCAATTTTCCAAAAGCCATTTGTTGAAAAGCCAGTCAGTGCCGAGGACCATAATGTTTACATTTATTATCCAACATCTGCTGGaggagggagtcagaggctctttCGGAAG ATCGGCAGCAGAAGTAGTGTTTACTCCCCTGAAAGTAATGTTCGAAAAACAGGCTCTTACATTTATGAGGAGTTCATGCCTACAGATGGAACTGACGTGAAG GTATATACAGTGGGCCCGGACTATGCCCATGCCGAAGCTCGGAAATCCCCTGCTCTAGATGGCAAAGTGGAAAGGGATAGTGAAGGGAAGGAAGTCCGTTATCCCGTCATCCTTAATGCAAGAGAAAaattaattgcttggaaagtcTGCCTCGCTTTTAAG caaACTGTTTGTGGCTTTGACTTATTACGTGCTAATGGACAGTCATATGTTTGTGATGTCAACGGCTTCAGTTTTGTGAAGAATTCTATGAAATATTACGATGACTGCGCAAAAATACTTGG aaatatcataatgaGAGAGCTTGCTCCACAATTTCAGATCCCATGGTCGATACCATTAGAAGCCGAAGATATTCCAATTGTGCCAACCACATCTGGAACGAT gaTGGAGCTTAGATGTGTTATTGCAGTTATACGACACGGGGATCGAACACCAAAACAAAAGATGAAAATGGAAGTGAGACATCAGAA GTTTTTTGATCTTTTTGAGAAATGCGAAGGCTATAAGTCCGGAAAGCTAAAACTGAAAAAGCCTAAACAATTACAG GAAGTGCTGGACATTGCTAGACAGCTTCTTTTAGAACTTGGGCAGAATAACGATTCTGAAATCGAAGAGAGCAAATCAAAACTTGAACAACTGAAAACTGTATTAGAAAT gtATGGACATTTTTCTGGAATAAATCGTAAAGTCCAGTTGACTTATCTCCCTCATGGTTGTCCTAAAACATCTAGTGAAGAGGAAG ACACTAGGAGAGAAGAACCTTCATTACTCTTGGTTCTGAAGTGGGGCGGGGAATTGACCCCCGCCGGCCGAGTTCAAGCGGAGGAACTTGGGAGAGCTTTCAGGTGCATGTATCCTGGAGGACAAG GAGATTATGCAGGATTTCCTGGTTGTGGTTTACTTAGACTACATAGTACTTACCGACATGACCTCAAAATATACGCTTCTGATGAGGGACGAGTCCAAATGACCGCTGCAGCTTTTGCGAAG GGATTATTGGCTCTAGAAGGAGAGCTTACGCCCATTCTTGTCCAGATGGTAAAAAGTGCCAATATGAATGGGCTTTTGGACAGTGACAGTGACTCTCTAAGCAGCTGTCAGCATCGTGTGAAAGCAAGACTTCATGAAATtcttcagagagacagagagtttaCTACTGAAGACTATGAAAAG CTTACTCCATCTGGAAGCATTTCTCTTATCAAGTCAATGCACCTAATCAAAAACCCAGTGAAGACCTGTGACAAAGTTTATTCTTTGATTCAGAGTTTGACTTCTCAAATCAGACAAAGAATGGAAGACCCAAAGTATTCAG ACATTCAGCTTTACCATAGTGAAACTCTGGAATTAATGCTACGTAGATGGTCAAAACTGGAGAAGGACTTTAAGACAAAGAATGGAAGATACGACATCAGTAAAATCCCAGATATTTATGACTGTATAAAATACGACGTCCAACATAATGGCTCCTTGAAATTAGAAAACACAATGGAACTATACAGACTTTCCAAGGCCTTAGCAGATATTGTTATCCCTCAG GAATATGGTATATCAAAAGTTGAAAAACTAGAGATTGCCAAAGGCTACTGCACTCCTTTAGTTAGGAAGATTCGCTCAGATCTGCAGAGGACACAAGATGATGACACTGTAAACAAGCTTCATCCTCT GTATTCCAGAGGTGTGATGTCTCCTGAGCGTCATGTCCGAACGAGACTGTATTTTACCAGCGAAAGTCATGTACACTCTTTACTGTCCATTCTTCGTTATGGTGCCTTATGTGAC GAATCTAAAGATGATCAATGGAAACGAGCTATGGATTATCTCAACGTTGTCAATGAACTCAACTACATGACTCAGATTGTTATCATGCTGTATGAGGATCCAAATAAG GATCTTTCCTCAGAGGAACGTTTTCACGTTGAGCTACACTTTAGCCCAGGAGCCAAAGGCTGTGAAGAAGACAAAAATTTACCCTCTGGGTATGGATACAGACCTGCCTCCAGGGAG AGTGATGGCTCAAAGAAATCCCCGCATAAAAATGATAGTGACGAGGAGCCACATGCTTCTAAAAGGGATGAACCTGATCGAGCCGTACTCATGTTCAAGCCCATGGTGTCCGATCCCATTCACATACACAGAAAGTCACCTCTTCCCCGATCTAGGAAGATTGGTACAAATGAA GTGGTTTCAGAGAGCAGTAGTTACCTCCGAACACCAAGGACCCTGGTGGAACAGAAACAGAATGCTCTAG tTTTTTCAGGTTGTGGATGA